The nucleotide window GCCACCATGATGGGAAATTTTCTTCATCCAGCATAGAAGTGCAGCCTGTCAAGCTCTTGATGTCGTCAACACTGTGCCACTTCCCAATACTGGGAAACTATACAGATGATGTCTGTATATCTGTCCTGCTCACATGCAAGTTTATTAATAGCTTCATTGTAATTTTGTCACCTCTCTTCTAACTTGCTAATTTTTTCAGGTCTGTTTCTGAGACTATTGAGTCAACTTTAGAAGTTGGTGCTTGCCTACCCGTACCTTGTACCTCACTGGTGCTGTGGATGTTTAGTCTGTTTTAATTCTGAAGGTCTTTCAAATTCTCTTATGTAATCTAAATCCAGGTTTTCAAAGCTAGTGCTTCTTTGTAGACTTTCTCCTGGTTTTCTCCCTCCCCCTGACAACTGTCTGTACAGACCAGAGTAGATGTGCCTACAGGCTCAATAGCAGTTCCTGAACCTCCGTTCTTTATTCAGCAGTAAGTGAAGGCTGTGCGACGACTTTTTCctgttccctttcccttctcgGAGCCAGGAAACAAACGTGTCCCTGGTGTCTTTGGTCCTTGAGCCTAAACTCTTGGAACCCTGGAGGGAACTGTGCCCTTTTTAGGCCTGACAGGTTGTTTTGCCTGGTTTGTATCTGCTTTCAACTTGAGGAGCTCCATTGTTTCTGAGGGTTCAGTGGCCCTTGGCTCTCGGCTGCGCGGGGCGGCCACGCTCGTCCTTCGGTCCCTGCGGACCTGCTACCGGTGCAGGACGAGCCCGCCGCGCTCCGGGTCCCGCACTGCCATCCCGGGGTATCCCGAGGGCGGGGGGGCTGGAGGCTGCCCCGTGCCCGCCCCGGGCGCTCCGTGCGGCCGCTGCCGGAGGGagtgcggggccgggcggggtcCCGCCGGGCTGTCGGCAGCGCCCTCTGGTTCGGCACTCGCGGGCTGGGGGTGTGGCGAAGAGACCGCAGAAAGTCCTACGAGGCCACGGGAGAACAGCCCGGGAAACtttcctgccaggagcagcGAGCAAGTTTCCCGCAGGTGCGTGCTGTGGCTGGTGCAAGGTGTTCCATTCTCAGCGGCGCTGGATGCGGGAGCCCCGGGCAGCAGCGCGGTGCAATCCTGTGGCTATTCCCAATGAAGGCACGTCGGGGATTGCCAGTTCATTTTGGGCATTCACACCTCTGAAGTTCTATGATGAATCCTTTGTGTGTCTCCGACAGACAGTGTAACAAAGGCCTATTTCTTCATAAATATGGATGGCGATTGTAAATATGAATgtttttcttggggttttttgactgCTCCTGTCCTTGCAGGCTCTTCAGACGTCTCGCCAGAAGAGCTGCGCTGGAGTGCTACAACTGCAGAGCAAAGAAAGTTGTTGGGAATTATGtgagtatttaaaaaatgctgattAGTGTGGATAGTCTGTGAGATAGGACTTGGCACTGTTCTTCAGGTCACAACTCTTAACTTACCTATCAACTTTAGTGAATTACTAGAATGCCAAAATATCCTTCAATTCCTGTATGCCAGATGGAATGCCAAAACTGCTGCTGGTCTGTATGCCCTGCTGTAATGTCCTCTTTCTGCCTGAGATCCCTGCAGGGCTCAAACTGTCCAATCAGGTCTTGCTATTTATGTAAAGTCAAAAAAGTTGATTTAAGGGCAATACTGAGAGAATTTACAGAGATTCTCTGTTAATAACAAAAAATCTCAATTTCTCACCTTGAAGtttcaggaaagcaaaaatcCTGTCTTCTAGGCTTAAtgaagtttgtttttaattctagATCCCTTTTTTCACTTCAGTTGTCAGATCACTCTTAAGTcttcaataataaaaaaatgcttttctttcccccctttttagATAAATGCTGTTAGTGGTACACTGGAAAAATCTGCTGCTTCATTTGAATGCTTTAAATGCACCTACAAAACCAATTTTTGTAAGCTTTATGGAAAcgcaaaatatttctgttctgatGTTATCTTTAAATGAATTAATTTACGCTGAtgttaatttaatttacaaatatttctgaaacatAGCTAATTGTGATGTGCCACCAGGGCATATCCTCTGGAATCTTCAGATCAGTGAACTGCAGACAGGTATTATGAACTCCTATAGTTAACTGAGGAAAAGAGTGAATTGGGATGATTCCATGTTagcaaggcagcagctggatcCCAGCTTTGGAATACTCTCATTGCAAGACACATGAAAGTAACCAGAGCTTAGCAAAGGAAAATGGGTGTGCCGAGGGTAGAGAAGAGAGTGAGTGAAAGCAGTGCCCTAAATAAGGTCACAAAGCACAACCTAAAATAGTAAGAGATGAAAATGAGAGCTCCAAGAGGGGATCAGGTCATTGACTGACAGGTAAAAATCTATAAATTGTAACAGATTTGTGTTTCTGGAGTGTTTTACAGAGAAGAGTGTGTATCAACTTAAAGCACTTTGTTCATGCAAGAGCAAGAGCATGTGATCCTGATGAAAGTGATCCTTGTCTAACATGGTCTGAGTTGCATCAATTGAACTGGGCAACTCTATTTTTGCTCCCAAGTATTCACCAAACGATAGTGTCCTGTTGTGGAATCTAGTTCTCATTTGTGTCTTTGGAATGTTTTCAGCTCTCTGCTTTCAAGAACACGGGCACTCACCCACTGCCTGCCTTTGGACTGGGAGGACAGCAAACATCAAGCTTTGGGCTGTCAAGTAAGTCCCTGTCCTAAGAAGCAGCAGATACAAACATTTTCTGGGGCTTTTCTGCTCCTGCATTTTTGAAATACAGCAGTGGATTAGTATCACTGGGGTACCCATTCTAATATTTTTGATAAATTCTGTACTTGCAGGCTttcctgtg belongs to Pithys albifrons albifrons isolate INPA30051 chromosome 7, PitAlb_v1, whole genome shotgun sequence and includes:
- the LOC139674643 gene encoding nucleoporin NUP42-like, whose amino-acid sequence is MLFISGLEAQSSVNASSHHDGKFSSSSIEVQPVKLLMSSTLCHFPILGNYTDDGTVPFLGLTGCFAWFVSAFNLRSSIVSEGSVALGSRLRGAATLVLRSLRTCYRCRTSPPRSGSRTAIPGYPEGGGAGGCPVPAPGAPCGRCRRECGAGRGPAGLSAAPSGSALAGWGCGEETAESPTRPRENSPGNFPARSSEQVSRRLFRRLARRAALECYNCRAKKVVGNYLSAFKNTGTHPLPAFGLGGQQTSSFGLSSFPVSSSSASASNFSFKASSSLISSSSSGNSPAAGGSLAAGNPPAFGVTSSPSTPQSVGFGSPAAPSAASFSFKTAATTGGVGPSGFSGFGNAVAAAAANSSSPTAVPAFGAFNAAAVTSASPSSSALSGQTASASGHVTSASSAVTSTTASEKLFTPKSELSAAEWQQFEAKEFTTGKIPLKPPPLELLNAYNLLSLFRSNMF